The Apium graveolens cultivar Ventura chromosome 6, ASM990537v1, whole genome shotgun sequence genome contains a region encoding:
- the LOC141665105 gene encoding uncharacterized protein LOC141665105 gives MVENLNVFSDSMIVVYQINGGYQAKGPRTKLYLKYAQRIIARFNEVRLELIPHGKNEGADELAKLGSYREATLLGVMPLDIQRQPSVPEHEVGSLSDDLDPTWMTPILAYIKEGSLPDEKNEARRIRYKAARYVIYDGILYRRGFSVPLL, from the coding sequence ATGGTGGAGAATTTGAATGTGTTTAGTGACTCCATGATTGTGGTATATCAGATAAACGGAGGGTATCAAGCTAAGGGGCCGAGAACAAAGCTTTACCTGAAGTATGCGCAAAGGATAATCGCAAGGTTCAACGAGGTGAGGCTGGAACTAATCCCGCATGGGAAGAATGAAGGCGCGGACGAGCTAGCTAAGCTCGGCTCATACCGTGAGGCCACTCTACTAGGGGTCATGCCCCTTGACATACAGAGGCAGCCTAGTGTGCCCGAGCACGAGGTGGGAAGCCTCAGTGATGACCTCGACCCCACGTGGATGACACCTATCTTAGCATACATAAAAGAAGGTTCACTTCCGGACGAAAAGAATGAGGCAAGGAGGATAAGATACAAAGCAGCCCGCTATGTGATATACGATGGGATCCTATATAGAAGAGGGTTCAGTGTGCCTCTCCTCTAA
- the LOC141668290 gene encoding transcription termination factor MTERF8, chloroplastic-like — protein MVALLRWFTKLKSHPILNIYTSTYATISNKPCDLSKKTSSLNTNSFMNLLQTYGFSETHINKILVKQHVCLLGPKTLKPKLDFLLSICNQSQSDVVKIVHKTPHLLRRSLKNHLVPIFDMLKSVTGSHRSAAAAVMRNPFVLTYCCSRDLLQNIELLQKVGVPEDQILKFVTGYGQVTGKQHVKFSEVVMKVRDMGFDLSSYNFRRAVICLCLINDENWEAKCQIYRSFGFSDDEIVSMFRKLPAVVAFSEKRIGKVLEFYVKKLGWTPSRLEVMPYVMAFSLEKRIIPRCLVLQALESRKSISSSSGFYQILGMTDIAFLERYVTAYMDEVPEVMDAYTGKLTFGEYTFRCKD, from the coding sequence ATGGTGGCGCTGCTGCGGTGGTTCACAAAACTCAAATCCCACCCAATACTAAATATCTATACATCTACTTATGCAACCATCTCAAACAAACCATGTGATTTATCCAAAAAAACAAGCTCTTTAAACACCAATTCATTTATGAATCTTTTACAAACATATGGCTTCTCAGAGACCCATATTAACAAAATCTTGGTTAAACAACATGTTTGTCTTCTTGGGCCCAAAACCCTTAAGCCCAAGCTTGATTTTTTACTATCTATTTGCAATCAATCTCAATCTGATGTTGTCAAGATTGTTCACAAAACCCCACATTTGCTTAGAAGGAGTTTGAAAAATCATCTGGTGCCTATTTTCGATATGCTTAAGTCGGTCACGGGTAGTCATCGCAGTGCTGCTGCTGCTGTTATGAGGAATCCATTTGTGCTTACTTACTGTTGTTCGAGAGATTTGTTGCAAAATATTGAGTTATTGCAAAAGGTTGGTGTGCCTGAGGATCAGATTTTGAAGTTTGTTACGGGGTATGGCCAAGTTACTGGAAAGCAACATGTTAAGTTTAGTGAAGTTGTAATGAAGGTTAGGGATATGGGGTTCGATCTTTCGTCGTATAATTTTCGCAGGGCTGTTATTTGTTTGTGTCTTATAAATGATGAGAATTGGGAAGCTAAATGCCAGATTTATAGAAGCTTTGGATTTTCGGATGATGAGATTGTTTCAATGTTTAGGAAGCTGCCTGCTGTTGTTGCTTTTTCGGAGAAAAGAATCGGAAAAGTGTTGGAGTTTTATGTTAAGAAGTTGGGATGGACTCCTTCCAGGCTAGAGGTTATGCCATATGTTATGGCTTTTAGCTTGGAGAAAAGGATTATACCGAGATGTTTAGTTTTGCAAGCGTTGGAGTCGAGAAAATCTATAAGTAGTAGTTCTGGCTTTTATCAAATATTGGGGATGACTGATATTGCATTCCTGGAGAGATATGTCACAGCATACATGGATGAAGTTCCGGAGGTAATGGATGCTTACACAGGCAAGTTGACGTTTGGTGAATACACTTTTAGATGCAAAGATTGA
- the LOC141667147 gene encoding protein TRIGALACTOSYLDIACYLGLYCEROL 2, chloroplastic-like, whose protein sequence is MVGISLVSSTCPSVISSYSVLPVLRNGVVKYLPNLNLRPGRRIISIKATSGDGESTQQQSERKNPLAVVLDIPKAIWRQTLRPLSDFGFGRRSIWEGGVGLFIVSSVILFVLSLAWLRGFQLRSKFRKYLAVFEFAQACGICNGTPVRIRGVTVGNVIRVNPSLKSIEAVVEVEDDKVIIPRNSLVEVNQSGLLMETMIDITPRNPIPTPAVGPLHPDCVKEGLIICDRQKIKGIQGVSLDALVGIFTRLGREVEEIGVANTYSLAVRAAAVIEEAKPLLTQIKAMAEDVQPLLSEVRESGLLTEVESLTKSLTQATMDLRNVHSSIMTPENTELIQKSIYTLIFTLKNIESISSDIVGFTGDEATRRNLKLLIKSLSRLL, encoded by the exons ATGGTTGGGATTTCTTTGGTTTCATCGACATGTCCTagtgtcatatcttcctattCGGTTTTACCTGTTCTAAGAAATGGGGTTGTCAAGTACTTACCTAATCTGAATTTAAGACCCGGAAGGAGAATAATTAGTATAAAAGCTACATCTGGTGATGGAGAAAGTACCCAACAACAGTCTGAGCGGAAGAACCCGCTTGCTGTTGTTCTTGATATTCCCAAAGCTATTTGGCGACAAACTTTGCGACCTTTAAGTGATTTTGGGTTTGGGAGGAGGAGCATTTGGGAAGGTGGGGTCGGGTTATTTATTGTGTCGAGTGTGATTCTTTTTGTGCTTAGTTTGGCATGGTTGAGGGGGTTTCAGTTGCGCTCAAAGTTCAGGAAGTATTTGGCTGTTTTCGAGTTTGCGCAGGCTTGTGGTATTTGTAATGGCACGCCTGTTAGAATCAGAGGGGTCACTGTTGGTAATGTTATTCGGGTCAATCCCTCGCTGAAAAGTATTGAAGCAGTTGTGGAG GTTGAAGATGATAAGGTAATTATACCTCGTAATTCACTGGTTGAGGTGAATCAGTCTGGTCTTCTCATGGAAACCATGATTGATATAACACCTCGCAACCCTATTCCAACTCCTGCAGTTGGGCCTCTTCATCCTGATTGTGTGAAAGAGGGTCTAATCATATGTGACAGACAGAAGATAAAAGGAATTCAAGGGGTAAGTTTGGATGCATTAGTTGGAATATTTACCCGCCTGGGACGTGAAGTGGAAGAAATTGGTGTTGCTAATACGTATTCATTAGCTGTAAGAGCTGCAGCTGTTATTGAAGAAGCAAAGCCACTCCTGACACAG ATCAAAGCCATGGCTGAAGATGTTCAACCTTTGTTGTCTGAGGTTCGAGAAAGTGGTTTACTAACAGAAGTTGAGAGTTTAACTAAGAGCCTCACACAAGCAACCATGGACTTGAG AAATGTGCATTCATCCATTATGACCCCAGAGAACACTGAGCTAATCCAGAAATCCATATACACTCTTATTTTTACCCTGAAAAATATTGAG AGTATAAGTTCAGATATTGTGGGATTTACCGGTGATGAAGCTACAAGGCGAAATTTGAAGTTGCTTATTAAGTCTCTCAGCAGGTTATTATGA